DNA from Agathobaculum sp. NTUH-O15-33:
CCGTGGGCGCCGCGGTAGGGCAGGCCACCGAGCAGGTCGAAATATTGATCCGGCCCGACCCTATCACCAAAACCTATACCGTGTTCGGCTCCCAGAAGCGTCTCAGCGAGCCCACGCTGGATCAGGCCACTGATTGCGCGCGCCGGCTGGGCGCGGAGCAAGCCGCCGCTTACCTGCCCGGCGCCTTCTTTGATCTGACCGACCGCGTCGAGGACGTGGAGGTCGCCGACCGCTATACCGGACAAACGCGTTTTGTCGAACGCCGCGTGATCATCACCGCCGTTTCCCACCTGACCGCGCGAAATAACGTTCACTCGTAGACTTCTATTTTAATACTTAAATAAATATTTAATTTAAGTATTGACTTTTAAAAAAGTCATTGTAAAATATAATATATACAACGTTTGAAATAAGTCGTAAATTTACTCGCACCGCCCGCATGCGCGACCGAACCAAACACCGCCATTTTCTAAATGCAGAAAGGAAGAAACGCAATGAAACAGCAATACAACCCCTACGACAATGTACTCAAAGTCGTCGACCATGCCGCTTCGATGCTCGGCTACAAAGAAAAAGAGTACGCCATCCTGAAATATCCGGAGCGCGAGCTTCAGGTATCCATGCCCGTTGTGATGGACGACGGCTCGCTCAAGGTATTTGAGGGCTTCCGCGTACAGCACTCCACCGCGCGCGGACCGGCCAAGGGCGGCGTGCGCTTCCATCCCGGCGTCAACCATGACGAGGTCAAGGCTCTCGCCGCTTGGATGACGTTCAAATGCGCCGTTGTCAACATCCCCTACGGCGGCGGCAAGGGCGGCATCATCTGCGACCCGTCGGGCATGAGCGAACGCGAGCTGCACGCCCTCACCAGCAAATACACGGCGGCCATCGCCCCGCTGATCGGGCCAGAGCAGGATATCCCGGCGCCCGATGTGGGCAGCAACGCGCACGTCATGGCGTGGATGATGGATACTTATTCGATGCTCAAGGGGCACAGCGTGCTGGGCGTGGTCACCGGCAAGCCGATCGGCCTTGGCGGTATTCTGGGCCGAAACGAAGCGACCGGCCGCGGCGTCATGTTCACGATCAACAACCTGCTGAAAAAGGAAAACCGCCCGATTGAAGGCACCAGCGTGGTCGTGCAGGGCATGGGCAACGTGGGCTCCATCACCGCGAAGCTGCTGCACCGTCAGGGCATGAAGATCATTGCCGTTTCCGATGTTTCGGGCGGCGTGTACGATCCGAACGGTCTGGATATCCCCGGTATCCTCGCTTACCTGTCCGGCGGCAAAAACCTTTTAAAGGATTTCGACGCGCCCGGCATCAACCATATCTCCAATGCCGAGCTGCTGGAGCTGGACACCACCGTACTGGTTCCCGCCGCGCTCGAAAACCAGATCAACGGCGAGAACGCCGAGCGCATCAAGGCCAAGTATGTTGTCGAAGCCGCCAACGGCCCGACCACGCTGGAAGCCGATGATATCCTGCAAGCGCGCGGCATCAAGCTGGTCCCCGATATTCTTGCCAACGCCGGCGGCGTGGTCGTTTCCTACTTCGAGTGGGTGCAGAATATTCAGGAGCTGTGCTGGAGCGAAGAACGCGTAAACAGCGAACTGAAAAACATTATGGATACCGCGTTTGAAGCCGTGTGGGAGATCGCCGAGCAGCGCGATACCACGCTGCGCACCGGCGCTTACCTGATCTCGGTCAAGCGCGTCGTGGAGGCTCGTCAGGGCCGCGGCGTTTTCTAAAAAATACTTGTTTTTGCGTTTTCTGCCCGCCGTCCATCGCCATTGCTTGAAATTTCGTTCATTCTTACGAAATTACATACGGAATCCTATTGCTTTTGTCGATTGACGGCGGGCTGCTTTCCCTCTATTATTTTTATATTAAAAATAACACTTTCATAAACCTCACCATCCACATAGATATAAGGAGGAGTGCCAATATGGACGAACAGCTGCGTGAATATATCAAAAGTCTGATCCCGGAAAACTTTCCCGACGGCCGCGAGCTGCTCAAGGAAGGCAGGGAAATGGGCCCCACCATCAACGTCCCCCGCACCCCCTTCCTGCAAAAGCACGGCTGTAAAACTTATCTGGAATACCGCAAGAAGCGTCTGGCGGAGGGCAAGCAGACTTGGCAGCTGCTGATCGGTCTCGCCACGTTGGAAGACGAATTGAACGCGATCCGCGCGATTGACGCTTTCAACCAGCGAAATGCGGATGAGGGCATGGAAATCTCGGGCATTCAGTCCATCCCGTCGCAGATCGTCGGCCTGCCCCATGAATACTGGGACACGTTCCCGAAGCAGACCAGCTACGAAATGTTTGATCCCGCCGACTGGAAAGCGCATACCGACGCCGCGCCCATTCAGGTCGCGTGGCAGGATTTTCATTTGGCTTGTCCCGCGTCCCTGCAAACGACCATCAACGCGCTGGAAGCGGGCACCGACCGTTTGGGCTGTTTTTCCACGCTAATCTGGGAGTACACCGGCTACCACGAGGAAGTGAACCGCTTTTCCGACATGGTCCGCTCGCTCGGCATCCTGTCCACCAAAAAGGATCTGGATATCGACGTTGTCACCTACCCGGAGGACGGCATCCCCGGCTACTTTCTGGACGTTGTCTCTTGGGTCGGCTATATGATGGTCGAGCACTACATCGCCACCGAGCTGTGCGGCACCCTGTTTTCCGTCAGCTACGGCGGTCTGCTGACCGAGGTGCAGCCCCGCATGGCGTTCGCCCTTGCCATGCACAAGCTGTTTTCCACCCCCGATCATCCGGGCGTCGTCTACTACAACGGCGGCACGGTCGATCAGCTCGACCACGACGTCAACGCCAACTTCGGTACCGGCGTGCAAGAGGCGCTCATCCAAACGCTGTTTAACCTAAAATATAACCTGCCGGTCATCATCAGTCCTACCGCCGTCACCGAGCGGCTGCGCCACCCCTCGCTCGACGAACTGCTCGACATCGCCGCGGCCGGTATGCGCGCCGAATATAAGGCAAAGGAATGGCTGCCGCTGATGGATTTCACCCCCATCGAGCAAATGTGCGATAAGATGATCGAAAAGGGCGTCAAATTTTACGAAAATGTGATGAACGCCTTCCGCGAGGCAGGCGTCGACACCGAGGATCCGCTGCAAATGATCATGATGCTCAAGCGCTTTAGCCCGACTAAATTTGAACAGAGCTTCCACCCCAGTATCGAGGAGACCGGTTCGTTCCATCCCTACTTCCCGAGCCAGCTCGGCCAGCAGACCATGGAGATGAAGGACGAGATCGTCGCCGAGCTAAAGGAAAAGGGCATTCGTTTAAACGGCCAAAAGATCGTCTGCGTATCGGCCGACGGCCACAGCTACGGTCTAATGCTCATCACCGAGGTATACCGCGAAATACACGCCGAGCCGGTCAACGGCGGCGTCGATATGGAGCCCGCCGCCGTGCTCGATCTGGCGGATGAGGAAGGCACCGATATCATCTGCGTCAGCTCGCACTGCGGCCAATGCTTGTCCTACGCGCAGTCGATCACCGCGCTTGCAAAGGAGCGCGGCAAAAAGTACCGTATCCTGATGGGCGGCATGCTCAACGCGCTGCTGCCCGGGAACGAGCTGCCGGTCGATGTGCAGGATCTGGTGCGCGACACCGGCGTTTGCGGCACCAACGATTTCTGCGAGCAGGTCAGCTTCATTTTAGAGCATTGATCCCTGTCCTCAGCAGTATCATAGAAAGGGGAAACCACCATGACAGTGTCTCAACCGACACAGGAAGAAGTATGCAAACAGGCATCCCAAATGACGCCCGAACAAGCATATACACAAAAGAAGATCCGGATGGCGACAAGCGGGATGAAGATCGCGATCTTGATGCCCATCACCGCGATCCTGCAAAACATTTTTAACAACTCGGTCACCTCGACCATCATCCCCACCCTGTCCGACAAGGTGATCGTTTCCATACTCTGTTCCATCACGCTGATTGGCCTTTGCGACTTGTTTGCCGGTGTTTTCACCTTTCTCTACAACACGTCCCGCGGAAAAGGTCTTACCGAGTATAAGCGCACCATCTCCCTTAAGGTATCGTGGATGATGCTGGCCTCGGCCGCGTTCGCGGGCCCGCTCGCCACCGGCTGCTGGATGGCCGCCACGCCCTTTTGCGGACTCACCACGGTCGCGGTCGTCACCAGTCTGGGGCCGATTCTCACGGCGATCATCGGCAAGTTCTTTCTTAAGGAAAATATCAGCGCGCGCGTATATCTCGGCATCGGCATCACGGTCGTGGGCGTGATCGTTTCGGGCTGGACAGGCTTTTCCGAAGGCGGCAGCAACTTTATTTTAGGCTTTATCCTCGCCCTGATGGCGCCCATCGGCTTTACGCTTGAAGGGCAGTTCTCCACCTACGCGGGCGATATGATCGATCCGAATGTCGGCTGCGGCTTTTACCGCTGCTTTGGCTCGGGCGTGATCGGCCTGATCGCCATGACCATCCTGTCCGCCGCCACCGGCAATCTGGCCGCCTTTACCGGCATTCTGCGCATGGTGTTCACCACGCCCATTCTGCTTTTATTCGTCGTCATCACTGGGCTGCTCGGCGCGATCAACTACAACTGTGCGTACACCGCGTTTAACAAGGCCGGCCCCTCCCGCACGCTCGCGGTCGATTCCTCGCGTCCGATCTGGAGCATCCCCTTCGGCTACCTGTTTGCGGCCCTTGGCGTCGCGGCTTATTCGGTCAATGCGTTAGGCGTGGCCGGCGCGGTGATCGTTGTGCTCGGCCTGATCCTCATCATCTGCAAGCCGTCCGAGCTGGTCAACCTGCGCGACGTGTCGTAAGGAAGGAGAAAGACTGATGAAATTACCGCTGAAAACGCGTATTCTGCAATACGCCATTCTGCTCGGCAACCCGTTCACAGTGTCCGACGTATACCACGATCTCGCGGATGAATACGGCGGCGAAAAGCTTTTCACCCTTAAAACAGTGAACGATTACGTCGATTCCTTCCTCGGCATTGGCTTTTTAAAGGCCGCCCAGCTTGAATTTGATCCCCAAGGGGAACTGCTGATCCACTATCAGGTCACCGAATACGGCAAAACGCGACTCAAATACATACACTAAAAAAGCGCGGCACAGAAGAAATGCTTTCTGTGCCGCGCTTCAGCTTTTCTATTTTTTGCTTTGCATGCCCGCGTACCGGGTCAAAAAGAGCTCGAGCCGTTCATTCAGCCGGTCTCCCGTCAGGTACACGTCCGGCGTCATACCCGCGCCCTCTTGAAAATAGGCGGGATCCCAGTAAAACAGGCACTCGCCGAACTGGAAAAACAGACCGGAATAGGGCAGCGAAATACCGTAATTCGCGCCGTTTGTCAGCACGCCGCCGGTATTCGCGCCGATCGTCACCACGTTTTGCAGGTTGTGCATCAGGTCGGTAAACGCTTCGGCCGCGGAGGCTGTGTGGCGCGCGGTCAACA
Protein-coding regions in this window:
- a CDS encoding Glu/Leu/Phe/Val family dehydrogenase, coding for MKQQYNPYDNVLKVVDHAASMLGYKEKEYAILKYPERELQVSMPVVMDDGSLKVFEGFRVQHSTARGPAKGGVRFHPGVNHDEVKALAAWMTFKCAVVNIPYGGGKGGIICDPSGMSERELHALTSKYTAAIAPLIGPEQDIPAPDVGSNAHVMAWMMDTYSMLKGHSVLGVVTGKPIGLGGILGRNEATGRGVMFTINNLLKKENRPIEGTSVVVQGMGNVGSITAKLLHRQGMKIIAVSDVSGGVYDPNGLDIPGILAYLSGGKNLLKDFDAPGINHISNAELLELDTTVLVPAALENQINGENAERIKAKYVVEAANGPTTLEADDILQARGIKLVPDILANAGGVVVSYFEWVQNIQELCWSEERVNSELKNIMDTAFEAVWEIAEQRDTTLRTGAYLISVKRVVEARQGRGVF
- a CDS encoding cobalamin-dependent protein; the encoded protein is MDEQLREYIKSLIPENFPDGRELLKEGREMGPTINVPRTPFLQKHGCKTYLEYRKKRLAEGKQTWQLLIGLATLEDELNAIRAIDAFNQRNADEGMEISGIQSIPSQIVGLPHEYWDTFPKQTSYEMFDPADWKAHTDAAPIQVAWQDFHLACPASLQTTINALEAGTDRLGCFSTLIWEYTGYHEEVNRFSDMVRSLGILSTKKDLDIDVVTYPEDGIPGYFLDVVSWVGYMMVEHYIATELCGTLFSVSYGGLLTEVQPRMAFALAMHKLFSTPDHPGVVYYNGGTVDQLDHDVNANFGTGVQEALIQTLFNLKYNLPVIISPTAVTERLRHPSLDELLDIAAAGMRAEYKAKEWLPLMDFTPIEQMCDKMIEKGVKFYENVMNAFREAGVDTEDPLQMIMMLKRFSPTKFEQSFHPSIEETGSFHPYFPSQLGQQTMEMKDEIVAELKEKGIRLNGQKIVCVSADGHSYGLMLITEVYREIHAEPVNGGVDMEPAAVLDLADEEGTDIICVSSHCGQCLSYAQSITALAKERGKKYRILMGGMLNALLPGNELPVDVQDLVRDTGVCGTNDFCEQVSFILEH
- a CDS encoding DMT family transporter, with product MATSGMKIAILMPITAILQNIFNNSVTSTIIPTLSDKVIVSILCSITLIGLCDLFAGVFTFLYNTSRGKGLTEYKRTISLKVSWMMLASAAFAGPLATGCWMAATPFCGLTTVAVVTSLGPILTAIIGKFFLKENISARVYLGIGITVVGVIVSGWTGFSEGGSNFILGFILALMAPIGFTLEGQFSTYAGDMIDPNVGCGFYRCFGSGVIGLIAMTILSAATGNLAAFTGILRMVFTTPILLLFVVITGLLGAINYNCAYTAFNKAGPSRTLAVDSSRPIWSIPFGYLFAALGVAAYSVNALGVAGAVIVVLGLILIICKPSELVNLRDVS